In a single window of the Aminomonas paucivorans DSM 12260 genome:
- a CDS encoding cation diffusion facilitator family transporter, which yields MIGDPKLDAGTERARLAARVSWVGLVVNLLLTGFKYAAGFLGHSGAMVADATHSLSDLITDVAAVVGFKMVAKPIDASHDYGHGKIETLLANLCGLFLLAAGLFLLWGGGTNLYNALARGEVLPQPGFIAFAAAGISVVSKEILYVYTIRWSRRLDSSALAAKAWDHRSDALSSVGTLVGIGGALFLGERFRILDPLAAVVVSVCILRVSLPLIRESLDELLEASLDEEREGQIQALICSVPGVKGCHALRTRRIGAATAVEAHVLVPRELSIVEAHDVATRAERALEGSLRGQLFVNLHVEPLPEPGHPHREGALSWEGEEEEGRGGP from the coding sequence ATGATCGGGGACCCGAAGCTGGACGCGGGAACCGAACGAGCCCGCCTGGCGGCCCGGGTCTCCTGGGTGGGCCTGGTGGTGAACCTGCTCCTCACGGGGTTCAAGTACGCCGCGGGCTTCCTGGGGCACAGCGGGGCCATGGTGGCGGATGCCACCCACTCCCTGTCGGACCTGATCACCGACGTGGCGGCGGTGGTGGGGTTCAAGATGGTGGCCAAGCCCATCGACGCCTCCCACGACTACGGCCACGGGAAGATCGAGACGCTCCTGGCGAACCTCTGCGGCCTGTTCCTCCTGGCGGCGGGGCTGTTCCTCCTCTGGGGAGGGGGGACGAACCTCTACAACGCCCTGGCCCGGGGGGAGGTGCTCCCCCAGCCGGGATTCATCGCCTTTGCCGCCGCGGGGATCTCCGTGGTCTCCAAGGAGATCCTCTACGTCTACACGATCCGATGGAGCCGGCGTCTGGACAGCTCCGCCCTGGCCGCCAAGGCCTGGGACCATCGGTCCGACGCCCTGTCCTCCGTGGGCACTCTGGTGGGCATCGGGGGGGCCCTCTTTCTGGGAGAGCGGTTTCGGATCCTGGACCCGTTGGCGGCGGTGGTGGTGAGCGTTTGCATCCTCCGGGTGAGTCTGCCCCTCATCCGGGAGAGCCTGGACGAACTGCTGGAGGCGTCCCTGGACGAGGAGCGGGAGGGGCAGATCCAGGCCCTGATCTGTTCCGTCCCGGGGGTGAAGGGCTGCCACGCCCTGCGGACCCGGAGGATCGGGGCCGCCACCGCCGTGGAGGCCCACGTGCTGGTGCCCCGGGAGCTGTCCATCGTGGAGGCCCACGACGTCGCCACCCGGGCGGAGCGGGCCCTGGAGGGAAGCCTTCGGGGACAGCTCTTCGTGAACCTCCACGTGGAGCCCCTGCCGGAACCGGGACACCCCCACCGGGAGGGGGCCCTCTCCTGGGAGGGGGAGGAGGAAGAGGGGAGGGGTGGGCCATGA
- a CDS encoding Hsp20/alpha crystallin family protein — protein sequence MWGITPYGTNRRSRSFLADPETFFHDVDRVFDGFFGTLSGMRGVEMYEADGAVHLSLEVPGVDPSKVELRVFKDKVVIRSAEDQETPPAQEEGKTYYCRKCSRRINYEVSFPFEVDPEKAQASFAHGVVEITAPRAGTDGGRVLKLDSGQ from the coding sequence ATGTGGGGCATCACACCGTACGGAACCAATCGGCGCAGCAGGAGTTTCCTGGCGGATCCGGAGACGTTCTTCCACGACGTGGATCGGGTGTTCGACGGATTCTTCGGCACCCTCTCGGGGATGCGGGGGGTGGAGATGTACGAGGCGGACGGGGCGGTGCACCTCTCCCTGGAGGTCCCGGGGGTCGACCCCTCCAAGGTGGAGCTTCGGGTCTTCAAGGACAAGGTGGTGATCCGCTCCGCCGAGGACCAGGAGACCCCCCCGGCGCAGGAGGAGGGGAAGACCTACTACTGCCGCAAGTGCAGCCGCAGGATCAACTACGAGGTCTCCTTCCCCTTCGAGGTGGACCCGGAAAAGGCCCAGGCGTCCTTCGCCCACGGGGTGGTGGAGATCACCGCTCCCCGGGCGGGAACCGACGGAGGTCGGGTGCTGAAGCTGGATTCGGGGCAATAG
- a CDS encoding sodium:solute symporter family protein, which translates to MTWVSLAVWVLYGGALLALSRWASQRDALLPGRVGVAVQAFAYVATYVSAVALVGFGGLCHRLGLQMLLIAAGNVWLGIWFVYRFLAWPTRLWQRRLGARTPAELIARAYGVPGLQAFLGGISGILLVVYGSAVFKGAALMLGAAIPLPEPVLLGVLVVLVGISVVWGGLRGVLYTEAFQGFVMVLGVGALLVAVLRAVGGPVAGLAALSALPPTEEANRGFAALSSGGAGLNVVFLALVTSVGVWAQPQLLQRHFALKDRGETGRVAPLAMLVCALVVGGTYFAGALSRLVLGPDVASPDAVVPALVARLLPEWGRQLFVLAVVSASLSTASALLHIASSCLGRDVLGRPLCKGEWRLAVGVSAGASGLLALHKGSFIAFVCATSWTLIACAVLVPYLGLIAFGPRWGRARVWGASAGGVLGAAVWYLAGYGPTAGKLTGLVAPGILGSLHPLAVGLLCSLGGVLLGGILERFPARESLGVD; encoded by the coding sequence ATGACCTGGGTCTCCCTGGCGGTGTGGGTTCTCTACGGCGGGGCCCTGCTGGCCCTGTCCCGGTGGGCCTCCCAGCGGGACGCCCTGCTTCCCGGACGGGTGGGGGTGGCGGTGCAGGCCTTCGCCTACGTGGCCACCTACGTGTCCGCCGTGGCCCTGGTGGGCTTCGGGGGGCTCTGCCACCGCCTGGGGCTCCAGATGCTCCTCATCGCCGCAGGGAACGTGTGGCTGGGCATCTGGTTCGTGTACCGCTTCCTGGCTTGGCCCACCCGGCTGTGGCAGCGCCGCCTGGGGGCTCGCACCCCCGCGGAGCTGATCGCCCGGGCCTACGGGGTCCCGGGGCTTCAGGCCTTCCTGGGGGGGATCTCGGGGATCCTCCTGGTGGTGTACGGGTCCGCGGTGTTCAAGGGGGCGGCGCTGATGCTGGGCGCGGCGATCCCCCTGCCCGAGCCGGTTCTGCTGGGGGTCCTGGTGGTGCTGGTGGGGATCAGCGTGGTCTGGGGCGGCCTGAGAGGGGTGCTCTACACCGAGGCGTTCCAGGGCTTCGTGATGGTCCTGGGGGTGGGGGCGCTGCTGGTGGCGGTGCTTCGGGCCGTGGGGGGTCCCGTGGCGGGGCTGGCGGCCCTTTCGGCCCTGCCTCCCACGGAGGAGGCCAACCGGGGCTTCGCCGCCCTCAGTTCCGGCGGGGCGGGGCTGAACGTGGTGTTTTTGGCCCTGGTGACCTCCGTGGGGGTGTGGGCCCAGCCCCAGCTCCTCCAGCGGCACTTCGCCCTGAAGGACCGGGGGGAGACGGGACGGGTGGCCCCCCTGGCCATGCTGGTGTGTGCCCTGGTGGTGGGGGGGACCTACTTCGCAGGGGCCCTCTCCCGGCTGGTGCTGGGGCCCGACGTGGCCTCCCCGGACGCGGTGGTGCCCGCCCTGGTGGCCCGGCTGCTGCCCGAGTGGGGCCGCCAGCTCTTCGTCCTGGCGGTGGTGTCCGCCTCCCTCTCCACGGCGTCGGCGCTGCTGCACATCGCCAGCTCCTGCCTGGGGCGGGACGTGCTGGGCCGTCCCCTGTGCAAGGGAGAGTGGCGGCTGGCCGTGGGGGTCTCCGCCGGAGCCAGCGGCCTCCTGGCCCTGCACAAGGGCAGCTTCATCGCCTTCGTCTGCGCCACCAGCTGGACCCTCATCGCCTGCGCCGTGCTGGTCCCCTACCTGGGGCTCATCGCCTTCGGCCCCCGCTGGGGCCGGGCCCGGGTCTGGGGGGCCTCCGCCGGGGGCGTCCTGGGGGCGGCGGTCTGGTACCTGGCGGGCTACGGCCCCACGGCGGGAAAGCTCACCGGTCTGGTGGCCCCGGGCATCCTGGGGAGCCTGCACCCCCTGGCGGTGGGGCTACTCTGCTCCCTGGGGGGGGTGCTCCTGGGAGGGATTCTGGAGCGGTTTCCCGCTCGGGAGTCCCTGGGGGTGGATTGA
- a CDS encoding HAD family hydrolase: MEETRTATCCPAKAAILDFGGVLAEEGFHAALEKLAQDYGKDPQQMKEEAEEELFRSGYLTRGCGEEAYWEAFRERTGIEESDRQLRARVLASFVLRPHMLDLVVRLRQAGIRVVILSDQTNWLSELDEKTPFFHLFDRVFNSYRTGHTKKDPEAFREVLRYLNLPPEATLFVDDRKSNVETARSLGMQAILYTDRESFYQAFWEHWI; the protein is encoded by the coding sequence ATGGAAGAGACGAGGACCGCGACGTGCTGCCCCGCAAAGGCGGCGATCCTGGACTTCGGGGGCGTCCTCGCCGAGGAGGGATTCCACGCCGCCCTGGAGAAACTGGCGCAGGACTACGGCAAGGACCCCCAGCAGATGAAGGAAGAGGCGGAGGAGGAGCTGTTCCGCTCGGGCTACCTCACCCGAGGCTGCGGGGAGGAGGCCTACTGGGAGGCCTTCCGGGAGCGCACGGGCATCGAGGAATCGGACCGGCAGCTCCGCGCCCGGGTCCTGGCGTCCTTCGTCCTGCGGCCCCACATGCTGGACCTGGTGGTGCGGCTCCGCCAGGCGGGGATCCGGGTGGTGATCCTGAGCGATCAGACCAATTGGCTTTCGGAGCTGGACGAGAAGACCCCCTTCTTCCATCTCTTCGACCGGGTCTTCAACAGCTACCGCACCGGCCACACCAAGAAAGACCCGGAGGCCTTCAGGGAGGTGCTGCGCTACCTGAACCTGCCCCCGGAGGCCACCCTCTTCGTGGACGACCGGAAGTCCAACGTGGAGACCGCCCGATCCCTGGGGATGCAGGCCATCCTCTACACGGACCGGGAGAGCTTCTACCAGGCGTTCTGGGAGCACTGGATCTGA
- the ppnP gene encoding pyrimidine/purine nucleoside phosphorylase, with product MAERIQGVDVAMLGNIYLDGKVQSRSVFFADGSRKTLGVMLPGEYFFDVGDREVMEITAGAFEVQLPGETAWKPFPAGTSFELPPNTKYGIRCAEISQYLCSYYK from the coding sequence GTGGCAGAGAGGATTCAGGGCGTGGACGTGGCGATGCTGGGGAACATCTACCTCGACGGCAAGGTGCAGAGCCGATCCGTCTTCTTCGCCGACGGAAGCCGCAAGACCCTGGGGGTGATGCTTCCGGGGGAGTACTTCTTCGACGTGGGGGACCGGGAGGTCATGGAGATCACCGCCGGAGCCTTCGAGGTCCAGCTTCCCGGGGAGACGGCGTGGAAGCCCTTCCCGGCGGGCACGTCCTTCGAGCTGCCCCCCAACACCAAGTACGGCATCCGCTGCGCGGAGATCTCCCAGTACCTGTGTTCCTACTACAAGTAG
- a CDS encoding HD domain-containing phosphohydrolase: MDDTPLNLQLLEDLLTGWGYRVLPFPRGDLALEAALRSAPDLILLDIVMPEPDGFEVCRRLKAHETLRDVPVIFLSSLEDPATKVSAFAVGGVDYVSKPFHAEEVRARVRTHLDLRRMRLELEQHTRRLEDLVETKVREISEAQLATITALSKLAASRDEDTGAHIERTAAYCGILAETLGRRPEFAGQIDGTFVENLRRAAPLHDIGKVGVPDRILLKPGKLSPEEFEVMKTHTLIGERTLRSALLQHPGNLFLHMGMAIARSHHERWDGSGYPDGLTGEEIPLVARIMAVADVYDALRSRRTYKASLSHEESGFLVQEGSGDLFDPSVVAAFREAEARFREVSEEEGEPE, from the coding sequence GTGGACGACACGCCGCTGAACCTGCAGCTTCTGGAGGACCTTCTGACGGGGTGGGGCTACCGGGTCCTCCCCTTCCCCCGGGGCGACCTGGCCCTGGAGGCCGCCTTGCGCAGCGCCCCGGACCTGATCCTCCTGGACATCGTCATGCCGGAACCGGACGGCTTCGAGGTGTGCCGCCGCCTGAAGGCCCACGAGACCCTTCGGGACGTCCCGGTGATCTTCCTCAGCTCCCTGGAGGACCCCGCCACCAAGGTCTCCGCCTTCGCCGTCGGAGGAGTGGATTACGTGAGCAAACCCTTCCACGCCGAGGAGGTGCGGGCCCGAGTCCGGACCCACCTGGACCTGAGGCGGATGCGACTGGAGCTGGAGCAGCACACCCGCCGCCTGGAAGACCTGGTGGAGACGAAGGTACGGGAGATCTCCGAGGCCCAGCTGGCCACCATCACCGCCCTGTCGAAGCTGGCGGCCTCCCGGGACGAGGACACGGGGGCCCACATCGAGCGCACCGCCGCCTACTGCGGCATCCTGGCGGAGACCCTGGGGCGGCGTCCGGAATTCGCGGGGCAGATCGACGGCACCTTCGTGGAAAACCTCCGGCGGGCCGCCCCCCTCCACGACATCGGCAAGGTGGGCGTCCCGGACCGGATCCTCCTGAAGCCGGGGAAGCTCTCCCCGGAGGAGTTCGAGGTCATGAAGACCCACACCCTCATCGGGGAGAGGACTCTCCGCTCCGCCCTCCTCCAGCACCCCGGAAACCTCTTCCTCCACATGGGCATGGCCATCGCCCGGTCCCACCACGAACGGTGGGACGGCTCGGGCTACCCCGACGGCCTGACGGGGGAGGAGATCCCCCTGGTGGCCCGGATCATGGCGGTGGCGGACGTGTACGACGCCCTGCGGTCCCGGCGGACCTACAAGGCCTCCCTCTCCCACGAGGAGAGCGGCTTTCTCGTCCAGGAAGGTTCGGGGGACCTGTTCGACCCTTCGGTGGTGGCGGCCTTCCGGGAGGCGGAAGCCCGCTTTCGGGAGGTCTCCGAGGAGGAGGGGGAACCGGAGTAG
- the pfp gene encoding diphosphate--fructose-6-phosphate 1-phosphotransferase, translating to MTPQRPLLAILCGGGPAPGINSVISAVTIEARKHGWEVLGIYDGFSHLAKGVLEATPLTIDGVSRIHTEGGSLLRVSRHNPTTRPEEMTRTVDTLLEAGVTHLVTIGGDDTAFTASRVAQEALKGRSTLLRVAHVPKTIDNDLPLPEGIPTFGFETARSLGARLVSNLMVDAKTTGRWYICVAMGRVAGHLALGIGKSAGATVTVIPEEFSGRIPLRHLGDLLVGSIVKRVVAGRNYGVAVVAEGLIEKIRVEDLEAIDSIERDEHGHLRYAEVNFSDVVRRQVASSLKELGLKATLTDKEIGYEVRCAPPNAFDVEYTRNLGFGAFEYLRQGGTHAMVTIQNNRIVPIPLEDLLDPATGKTQIRRVNVESVQYRIAREYMIRLEREDLADPEKLAALAKAARMEPGDFAARFGPVAGI from the coding sequence ATGACCCCACAGCGACCCCTCTTGGCGATCCTCTGCGGCGGCGGCCCCGCCCCGGGGATCAACAGCGTCATCAGCGCCGTCACCATCGAGGCCCGCAAGCACGGATGGGAGGTCCTGGGGATCTACGACGGCTTCTCCCATCTGGCCAAGGGGGTCCTGGAGGCGACGCCCCTCACCATCGACGGGGTGAGCCGCATCCACACCGAGGGGGGCAGCCTGCTGCGGGTGTCCCGGCACAACCCCACGACCCGCCCGGAGGAGATGACCCGGACGGTGGACACCCTCCTGGAAGCGGGGGTGACCCACCTGGTCACCATCGGGGGGGACGACACGGCCTTCACCGCCTCCCGGGTGGCCCAGGAGGCCCTCAAGGGCCGCAGCACCCTGCTGCGGGTGGCCCACGTGCCCAAGACCATCGACAACGACCTGCCCCTGCCGGAGGGGATCCCCACCTTCGGCTTCGAGACCGCCCGGTCCCTGGGGGCCCGGCTGGTGTCGAACCTCATGGTGGACGCCAAGACCACCGGGCGGTGGTACATCTGCGTGGCCATGGGGCGGGTGGCGGGACACCTGGCCCTGGGGATCGGCAAGAGCGCCGGAGCCACGGTGACGGTGATCCCCGAGGAGTTCTCCGGGCGCATCCCCCTGCGTCACCTGGGGGACCTGCTGGTGGGGTCCATCGTGAAGCGGGTGGTGGCGGGACGGAACTACGGAGTGGCGGTGGTGGCGGAGGGGCTCATCGAGAAGATCCGGGTGGAGGACCTGGAGGCCATCGACTCCATCGAACGGGACGAGCACGGGCACCTGCGCTACGCGGAGGTGAACTTCTCCGACGTGGTGCGCCGCCAGGTGGCTTCCTCCCTCAAGGAGCTGGGGCTGAAGGCGACCCTCACGGACAAGGAGATCGGCTACGAGGTGCGCTGCGCCCCCCCCAACGCCTTCGACGTGGAGTACACCCGCAACCTGGGCTTCGGGGCCTTCGAGTACCTGCGCCAAGGGGGCACCCACGCCATGGTGACCATCCAGAACAACCGCATCGTCCCCATCCCCCTGGAGGACCTGCTGGACCCCGCCACGGGGAAGACCCAGATCCGCCGGGTGAACGTGGAGTCGGTGCAGTACCGCATCGCCCGGGAGTACATGATCCGCCTGGAGCGGGAGGACCTGGCGGACCCGGAGAAGCTGGCGGCCCTGGCGAAGGCGGCCCGCATGGAGCCGGGGGACTTCGCGGCGCGCTTCGGCCCCGTGGCGGGGATCTGA
- a CDS encoding TetR/AcrR family transcriptional regulator, translated as MSRSPTSSAPAPGRRESILDAAEDLFLRQGYEGTSVHQVVQRVGIAQGTFYYHFPSKEAVLDALVERALHPFGEAARARATEDRPPWERVVEVLSQVLRIRSERGPLMAYIHREGNLKLHETFLRRVKERFEPLLISLLEEGMASGTLHVHAPEETASFLLVTAEYLFDSPHWLGDPRAYEAQLKVAASVVEGLLGLPHDAVDLDLLGGRKG; from the coding sequence ATGTCACGATCCCCCACATCTTCCGCCCCCGCACCAGGGAGGCGGGAGTCCATCCTGGACGCGGCGGAGGACCTGTTTCTCCGGCAGGGCTACGAGGGCACGTCGGTACACCAGGTGGTGCAGCGGGTGGGCATCGCCCAGGGGACCTTCTACTACCACTTCCCCTCCAAGGAGGCGGTGCTGGACGCCCTGGTGGAGCGGGCCCTGCACCCCTTCGGGGAGGCCGCCCGGGCCCGGGCGACGGAGGACCGCCCCCCCTGGGAGCGGGTGGTGGAGGTGCTCTCCCAGGTGCTGCGGATCCGCAGCGAGCGGGGACCCCTGATGGCCTACATCCATCGGGAGGGGAACCTGAAGCTCCACGAGACCTTCCTGCGGCGGGTGAAGGAGCGCTTCGAACCCCTCCTGATCTCCCTGCTGGAGGAGGGGATGGCCTCGGGGACGCTGCACGTCCACGCCCCGGAGGAGACCGCCTCGTTCCTCCTGGTGACGGCGGAGTATCTCTTCGACTCCCCCCACTGGCTGGGGGATCCGAGGGCCTACGAGGCCCAGCTGAAGGTGGCCGCCTCGGTGGTGGAGGGGCTGCTGGGGCTGCCCCACGACGCGGTGGACCTGGACCTGCTAGGGGGGCGGAAGGGATGA
- a CDS encoding thioesterase family protein, with the protein MLDLRALFKPGKNALVRTPVQRQDTAEGYSPFLSNLLATPALAGMVIQAAVEAVDRHLPEGYATIGHSLDLSHEAPTCLGMTVTVKVTLVEIDGMKLRFEILVWDDLGEISRGHHERIVVNKDEFVQKTQERLQYMVERNL; encoded by the coding sequence ATGCTGGATCTTCGGGCCCTCTTCAAGCCCGGAAAGAACGCCCTGGTTCGGACTCCCGTGCAGCGCCAGGACACGGCGGAGGGGTACTCCCCCTTCCTCTCGAACCTCCTGGCCACCCCCGCCCTGGCGGGCATGGTGATCCAGGCGGCGGTGGAAGCGGTGGACCGACACCTGCCGGAGGGCTACGCCACCATCGGCCACTCCTTGGACCTCTCCCACGAAGCCCCCACCTGCCTGGGGATGACCGTCACGGTGAAGGTCACCCTGGTGGAGATCGACGGCATGAAGCTGCGCTTCGAGATCCTGGTGTGGGACGACCTGGGGGAGATCAGCCGGGGACACCACGAACGGATCGTGGTGAACAAGGACGAGTTCGTCCAGAAGACCCAGGAGCGGCTCCAGTACATGGTGGAGCGCAACCTGTAG
- a CDS encoding type II toxin-antitoxin system HicA family toxin — protein sequence MVRIGSSRDLIRQLQEDGWVLMRARGSHHHFKHPTKPGKVTVKHPRKDVPEGTRRNILRQAGLQDTPGPLERRDGR from the coding sequence GTGGTTCGGATCGGCAGTTCCCGGGACCTGATCAGACAGCTCCAAGAGGACGGCTGGGTTCTGATGCGGGCTCGGGGGAGCCACCACCACTTCAAGCATCCCACCAAGCCGGGCAAGGTGACGGTGAAGCATCCTCGAAAGGACGTTCCGGAAGGTACCAGACGGAACATCCTGCGGCAGGCGGGATTGCAGGACACCCCCGGTCCTTTGGAGAGGAGAGATGGGCGATGA
- a CDS encoding substrate-binding domain-containing protein, whose product MTVRRWLRFGLAAGVAWGCFFGGGGTPPGEASPPPVVVRGFVGSEKLGFFQDPQVTDLLARKYGIVLRVLKSGSLEMGRQKGAADFLFPASGWAADRASSGAPRSADPEVLFWTPVVVYSWKPVVRVLEEKKAAALRDGALRLGDLKTLAGWVERGTRWADLGLPSLPGRVVVLATDPTRSHSGLSFAVLAAAALRDGQPPTSDSLPALLPTLRELFARQGVLQPGTQDLFDQWERTGMAVSPLAVGYESQIVELARTRPRDFARIRDSLALLYPDPLIWSAHAFVPLTGAGVRLKEALRDPQLRRLAWERHGLRTDPQEPPQKIPGLEGLAPGFPRVLLLPEGPVLEALSRGLEGVVPRVP is encoded by the coding sequence ATGACGGTGCGTCGCTGGCTTCGGTTCGGTCTGGCCGCAGGGGTGGCCTGGGGGTGCTTCTTCGGGGGCGGGGGGACGCCTCCGGGTGAGGCCTCCCCGCCCCCCGTGGTGGTGCGGGGCTTCGTGGGAAGCGAGAAGCTGGGGTTCTTTCAGGATCCCCAGGTGACGGACCTGCTGGCCCGCAAGTACGGCATCGTCCTTCGGGTCCTCAAGTCCGGCTCCCTGGAGATGGGGCGCCAGAAGGGGGCGGCGGACTTCCTCTTCCCCGCCTCGGGCTGGGCGGCGGACCGGGCCTCTTCGGGCGCCCCCCGATCCGCCGACCCGGAGGTGCTCTTCTGGACCCCCGTGGTGGTGTACTCCTGGAAGCCCGTGGTCCGGGTCCTGGAGGAGAAAAAAGCGGCGGCCCTCCGGGACGGGGCCCTGCGCCTGGGGGACCTGAAGACCCTGGCGGGCTGGGTGGAGCGGGGGACCCGCTGGGCGGATCTCGGCTTGCCCTCCCTCCCCGGGCGGGTGGTGGTGCTGGCCACGGACCCCACCCGCAGCCACAGCGGCCTGTCCTTCGCGGTGCTGGCCGCCGCGGCCCTGAGGGACGGGCAGCCCCCCACCTCCGACTCCCTCCCCGCCCTTCTTCCGACGCTGCGGGAGCTCTTCGCCCGGCAGGGGGTCCTGCAGCCGGGCACCCAGGATCTCTTCGACCAGTGGGAGCGCACGGGCATGGCCGTCTCCCCCCTGGCGGTGGGCTACGAGAGCCAGATCGTGGAGCTGGCCCGCACCCGTCCCCGGGACTTCGCCCGGATTCGGGACTCCCTGGCCCTCCTCTACCCGGACCCCCTGATCTGGAGCGCCCACGCCTTCGTGCCCCTCACCGGGGCGGGGGTGCGGCTGAAGGAGGCCCTGCGGGACCCCCAGCTCCGGCGCCTGGCCTGGGAGCGCCACGGCCTGCGCACGGACCCCCAGGAGCCCCCCCAGAAGATCCCGGGCCTGGAGGGCCTGGCCCCGGGGTTTCCCCGGGTGCTGCTCCTGCCCGAGGGGCCCGTCCTGGAGGCTCTCTCCCGGGGGCTGGAGGGGGTCGTGCCGAGGGTTCCATGA
- a CDS encoding Fic family protein, with translation MQRENRHRAGHRIRQPEDYEAFIPSPLPPDPPLVLDNGILDLLSQADRALGRLDGSTEVLPQSDLFVYMYVRKEAVLSSQIEGTQASLTDLLEHEAREKEARSGDVGEISNYIAAMNHGLQRLKHFPLSLRLIREIHAKLLEGTRGSTRTPGEFRKTQNWIGPAGCVLAEATHVPPPPHEMMITLGDWERFVHDETPMPILIRLGLLHAQFETIHPFLDGNGRVGRLLITFLLCQKEILQRPLLYLSIFFKRNRQEYYDRLQAIRDRGDWEGWIRFFLRGIYEVSQEATETARRIVALRERHREQILNRLGGKAPNGLKLLEVLYRMPYMTVSRASEEIGVSFAAANSLARSLREAGLLAEVTAQRRNRLFRYEEYLKLFGEGTEEKETSGKGTDGEMPGSETGGSGNDENAPTE, from the coding sequence ATGCAAAGAGAGAATCGGCACAGGGCAGGTCACAGAATCCGACAGCCGGAGGATTACGAGGCCTTCATTCCCTCGCCCCTTCCCCCGGACCCACCGCTGGTACTGGACAATGGGATTCTGGATCTGCTCTCGCAGGCGGACCGAGCCCTGGGGCGACTGGACGGATCCACAGAAGTCTTGCCGCAGTCGGATTTGTTCGTCTACATGTACGTCCGGAAGGAGGCGGTCCTCTCCAGCCAAATCGAGGGAACCCAGGCTTCCCTGACAGATCTCCTGGAGCACGAGGCCCGGGAGAAGGAGGCCCGCTCCGGCGATGTGGGAGAGATCTCGAACTACATCGCGGCCATGAACCACGGCCTCCAGAGACTGAAGCATTTCCCCCTCTCGCTCCGACTCATCCGGGAGATCCACGCCAAGCTTCTTGAGGGAACCCGGGGGAGCACTCGAACGCCCGGGGAGTTCCGCAAGACCCAGAACTGGATCGGCCCCGCCGGATGCGTTCTGGCCGAGGCAACCCACGTCCCCCCACCGCCTCACGAGATGATGATCACGCTGGGAGACTGGGAGCGCTTCGTCCACGACGAGACCCCCATGCCGATCCTGATTCGGCTGGGACTCCTTCACGCCCAGTTCGAGACCATCCACCCCTTTCTGGACGGGAACGGTCGGGTGGGGCGACTCCTGATCACCTTCCTCCTCTGCCAGAAGGAGATCCTTCAAAGGCCTCTCCTCTACCTGTCCATCTTTTTCAAGAGAAACCGTCAGGAGTATTACGACCGGCTTCAGGCGATTCGGGACCGGGGAGACTGGGAGGGATGGATTCGGTTCTTCCTCCGGGGGATCTATGAGGTCTCCCAAGAGGCCACCGAGACGGCCCGAAGGATCGTGGCGCTTCGGGAGAGACACCGGGAACAGATCCTCAACCGTCTCGGAGGCAAGGCACCAAACGGACTGAAGCTTCTCGAGGTCCTCTACCGCATGCCCTACATGACGGTCTCCCGTGCCTCCGAGGAGATCGGAGTCTCCTTCGCGGCGGCCAACTCCCTCGCCCGGAGCCTCCGGGAAGCGGGTCTCCTCGCGGAGGTGACCGCGCAGCGGAGAAACCGGCTCTTCCGATACGAGGAGTACCTAAAACTCTTCGGGGAAGGGACAGAGGAGAAGGAGACGAGCGGGAAGGGAACGGACGGCGAGATGCCCGGGTCGGAGACGGGGGGATCGGGGAACGACGAAAACGCCCCGACGGAGTAG
- a CDS encoding macro domain-containing protein has translation MESTFDLGGGLVLRVREGDLCAYEGDCVANAANNHFWMGAGVAGALKRAGGAEIEREAAAQGPVPVGGAVLTGGGRLQARHVVHGAVMGQDLVTGEEPIRAATGACLALCRDRGLRSVAFPAFGTGVGGFPLEACARIMLGEVERFASAPGSVGEVAFVLFGAAAYRVFEEEARRRFSHPTA, from the coding sequence ATGGAGTCCACGTTCGATCTGGGCGGCGGCCTGGTCCTGCGGGTTCGGGAGGGGGACCTGTGCGCCTACGAGGGGGACTGCGTGGCCAACGCGGCGAACAACCATTTCTGGATGGGTGCGGGGGTGGCGGGGGCCCTCAAGCGCGCCGGGGGGGCGGAGATCGAACGGGAGGCGGCCGCCCAGGGGCCCGTACCCGTGGGCGGGGCGGTGCTCACCGGCGGGGGGCGGCTTCAGGCCCGCCACGTGGTCCACGGGGCGGTGATGGGGCAGGACCTGGTCACGGGGGAGGAGCCCATCCGGGCCGCCACGGGGGCGTGTCTGGCCCTGTGCCGGGACCGGGGGCTCCGCTCCGTGGCCTTCCCCGCCTTCGGCACCGGGGTGGGGGGCTTTCCCCTGGAGGCCTGCGCCCGGATCATGCTGGGGGAGGTGGAGCGTTTCGCTTCCGCCCCCGGGTCGGTGGGGGAGGTGGCCTTCGTCCTCTTCGGCGCGGCAGCGTATCGGGTCTTCGAGGAGGAAGCGCGGCGACGTTTTTCCCACCCGACGGCTTGA